In Arthrobacter sp. StoSoilB5, one genomic interval encodes:
- a CDS encoding L-serine ammonia-lyase, with protein MALSVLDLFSVGIGPSSSHTVGPMRAAKQFTDGLESSGQLPATVRVQAELFGSLGATGRGHGSDKAVVLGLQGHSPETVDTKTADDQVAAAALDAELRLGGEHRVDFNWDEDVVLHRRKSLPAHPNGMTFRALDHTGAVLRERSYYSIGGGFVVDGDATGTDKVVADDTVLPYAFTTADELLAICSREGMSISEVMLANELVWRSEDELRERLLSIWAVMRECVDNGCSAEGILPGGLKVRRRAPSLFKKLSETDAATKADSAASIPPDPLLAMEWVNLFALAVNEENAAGGRIVTAPTNGAAGIVPAVLHYYTKFVPGANDDGVVRFLLAAAAVGILFKINASISGAEVGCQGEVGSACSMAAAGLCEVLGGTPEQVENAAEVGIEHNLGLTCDPVGGLVQIPCIERNAIASVKAINAARLALHGDGSHKVSLDKAIKTMRETGADMKSKYKETSRGGLAVNVVEC; from the coding sequence ATGGCACTGAGTGTGCTTGACCTGTTTTCTGTTGGCATCGGGCCGTCGTCGTCACACACGGTCGGCCCGATGCGGGCGGCAAAGCAGTTCACGGACGGTCTTGAATCGTCCGGCCAGCTTCCGGCCACGGTGCGCGTCCAGGCTGAGCTCTTCGGCTCCCTGGGCGCCACCGGCCGGGGCCACGGTTCCGACAAGGCCGTGGTGCTGGGGCTGCAGGGCCACTCACCCGAAACCGTGGACACCAAAACGGCTGATGACCAAGTTGCAGCAGCGGCACTCGACGCCGAACTGCGCTTGGGCGGCGAGCACCGGGTGGACTTCAATTGGGACGAGGACGTGGTTCTTCACCGACGCAAGTCACTTCCGGCACACCCCAACGGCATGACGTTCCGGGCCCTTGACCACACCGGCGCAGTACTGCGTGAGCGCAGCTACTACTCAATCGGTGGCGGCTTTGTGGTGGATGGGGATGCCACGGGCACGGACAAAGTGGTAGCCGATGACACCGTGCTGCCCTACGCCTTCACCACGGCTGATGAGCTGCTGGCCATCTGTTCACGGGAGGGCATGTCTATCTCCGAGGTCATGCTGGCCAACGAACTGGTGTGGCGATCTGAGGACGAGCTCCGCGAGCGCCTCCTCAGCATCTGGGCCGTGATGCGCGAATGCGTGGACAACGGCTGCTCTGCCGAGGGAATCCTGCCTGGAGGCCTGAAGGTCAGGCGACGGGCGCCGTCGTTGTTTAAGAAGCTGTCCGAGACCGACGCCGCCACTAAGGCCGACTCCGCTGCATCCATTCCCCCGGACCCGCTCCTCGCCATGGAATGGGTGAACCTGTTCGCGTTGGCAGTCAACGAGGAAAACGCGGCCGGCGGCAGGATTGTCACCGCGCCAACCAATGGTGCCGCCGGAATTGTGCCTGCCGTGCTGCACTATTACACAAAGTTTGTTCCGGGGGCCAACGACGACGGCGTCGTGCGCTTCCTGCTCGCGGCAGCCGCCGTCGGAATTCTGTTCAAGATCAACGCGTCCATCTCCGGCGCAGAAGTCGGCTGCCAAGGCGAGGTGGGTTCCGCCTGCTCCATGGCCGCTGCTGGCCTTTGCGAAGTCCTGGGCGGAACGCCGGAGCAAGTGGAGAACGCCGCCGAAGTAGGCATCGAGCACAACCTGGGCCTCACCTGCGATCCCGTGGGCGGGCTGGTGCAGATCCCTTGCATCGAACGCAATGCCATCGCCAGCGTCAAGGCGATCAACGCTGCCCGCCTTGCCCTGCACGGCGATGGTAGCCACAAGGTGTCCCTGGACAAAGCCATCAAGACCATGCGCGAGACAGGCGCCGACATGAAATCCAAGTACAAGGAGACCTCCCGTGGAGGTCTCGCCGTCAACGTAGTGGAGTGCTAG
- a CDS encoding 2Fe-2S iron-sulfur cluster-binding protein has protein sequence MTSKNARLATGGRIDRSIAWRFTVDGQEFTGHPGDTIASALLANGHINAGNSLYEDRPRGIMAAGVEESNALVKIAPRFPGHVAESMLPATAVSLVDGMNVELLSGLGKLDPAEDKAEYDKKYVHTDVLVVGGGVAGLAAAREAVRTGARVILIDDQPELGGSILSGSTAEGLQETIEGKPALEWVADVEAELVSAEECTVLNRTTAFGSYDSNYFIAAQNRTDHLTVPAAPGVSRQRIWHIRAQQVVLAPGAHERPLVFENNDRPGIMLASAVRTYLNRYAVAAGSRVVISTTNDSAYLLAADLKAAGVAIAAVVDARPQISAKAAAAVESGIRVLIGSAVADTSADGNGRLNGVTIRSINDDGELTSGVEQLAADLLAVSGGWSPVVHLHSQRQGKLRWDDELAAFVPVKPVRDQQVVGAGRGSYELQDCLAEGVSAGAAASVAAGFSSDVTPAELQAPVASAPTRQLWLVPGQEGEPGEWHHHFVDFQRDQSVAEVLRSTGAGMRSVEHVKRYTSISTANDQGKTSGVNAIGVIAAALKFGGAESVPGVGEIGTTAYRAPFTPVAFAALAGRQRGELFDPARVTSIHPWHVAQGALFEDVGQWKRPWYYPQSGEDMDTAVLRECAAVRDSVGFMDATTLGKIEIRGKDAGEFLNRVYTNAFKKLAPGSARYGVMCTLDGMIFDDGVTLRLDEDRFFMTTTTGGAAKVLDWLEEWHQTEWPELDVVFTSVTEQWSTIAVVGPKSRAVIAKVAPQLAENGGLDAEAFPFMTFRETTLASGVQARVCRISFSGELAYEINVPSWYGLNTWEAVAAAGAEFNITPYGTETMHVLRAEKGYPIVGQDTDGTVTPQDAGMEWIVSKAKDFIGKRSYLREDASREDRKHLVSVLPVDHSLRLPEGTQLVEKGIPVNPAYGPVPMEGFVTSSYHSAALGRSFGLALIQNGRNRIGETLVASVGDQLVDVVVGETVLFDAEGTRKDG, from the coding sequence GTGACCAGCAAGAACGCACGCCTCGCCACCGGCGGACGCATCGACCGCAGCATCGCTTGGCGCTTCACTGTGGACGGCCAGGAATTCACCGGCCACCCCGGCGACACCATCGCCTCGGCGCTGCTGGCCAATGGCCACATCAACGCAGGCAACTCCCTTTACGAGGACCGTCCCCGCGGCATCATGGCCGCCGGTGTTGAAGAGTCCAACGCCTTGGTCAAGATCGCGCCCCGGTTCCCGGGCCACGTTGCAGAATCCATGCTCCCCGCCACCGCCGTTTCACTCGTCGATGGCATGAACGTTGAGCTGCTCTCAGGCTTGGGCAAGCTTGACCCTGCCGAGGACAAGGCCGAGTACGACAAGAAGTACGTCCACACGGACGTCCTGGTGGTCGGCGGCGGCGTTGCCGGCCTGGCAGCCGCCCGCGAAGCGGTCCGCACCGGGGCCCGCGTCATCCTGATCGACGACCAGCCCGAACTGGGCGGTTCGATCCTCTCCGGCTCAACCGCCGAGGGCCTGCAGGAAACCATCGAGGGCAAGCCTGCCCTGGAATGGGTTGCCGACGTTGAAGCCGAGCTGGTCTCCGCCGAAGAATGCACGGTGCTGAACCGCACCACTGCCTTCGGTTCCTACGATTCCAACTACTTCATCGCAGCGCAGAACCGCACGGATCACCTGACCGTTCCGGCCGCGCCGGGCGTTTCACGCCAGCGCATCTGGCACATCCGCGCACAGCAGGTTGTGCTCGCACCCGGCGCCCACGAGCGTCCGCTGGTCTTCGAGAACAACGACCGCCCGGGCATCATGCTCGCCTCGGCTGTCCGCACATACCTCAACCGCTACGCCGTGGCCGCAGGTTCACGCGTCGTCATCAGCACCACCAATGACTCCGCCTACTTGCTCGCAGCGGACCTGAAGGCAGCAGGCGTGGCGATTGCCGCCGTCGTCGATGCCCGTCCGCAGATCAGCGCGAAGGCCGCAGCCGCCGTCGAGTCCGGTATCCGGGTACTCATCGGCAGCGCCGTGGCCGACACGTCGGCAGACGGGAATGGCCGCCTGAATGGCGTCACCATCCGCAGCATCAACGACGACGGCGAACTCACCTCGGGCGTCGAACAGCTGGCTGCCGATCTGCTGGCGGTTTCCGGTGGCTGGTCCCCGGTGGTCCACCTCCACAGCCAGCGCCAGGGCAAGCTGCGCTGGGACGACGAGCTCGCAGCTTTCGTACCCGTCAAGCCGGTCAGGGACCAGCAGGTTGTTGGCGCCGGCCGCGGCAGCTACGAACTCCAGGACTGCCTGGCAGAGGGCGTCTCGGCCGGAGCTGCAGCGTCCGTCGCCGCAGGTTTCAGCTCCGACGTAACCCCCGCGGAACTGCAGGCACCCGTGGCAAGCGCGCCGACACGCCAGCTGTGGCTGGTTCCCGGCCAGGAAGGCGAACCTGGCGAATGGCACCACCACTTCGTTGATTTCCAGCGCGACCAGTCCGTGGCTGAGGTCCTCCGCTCCACCGGAGCCGGCATGCGCTCGGTGGAGCACGTCAAGCGGTACACCTCCATCAGCACGGCCAATGACCAGGGCAAGACGTCCGGCGTCAACGCAATCGGCGTCATCGCCGCGGCGCTGAAGTTCGGCGGCGCGGAAAGCGTTCCCGGCGTCGGCGAGATCGGAACCACGGCTTACCGCGCACCCTTCACGCCGGTAGCTTTCGCCGCGCTGGCTGGCCGCCAGCGCGGCGAGTTGTTCGATCCCGCCCGCGTGACCTCCATCCACCCGTGGCACGTTGCCCAGGGTGCGCTGTTCGAAGATGTCGGACAGTGGAAGCGCCCTTGGTACTACCCGCAGTCCGGCGAGGACATGGACACGGCAGTCCTGCGTGAATGCGCAGCTGTCCGCGATTCCGTGGGCTTCATGGACGCAACCACGCTCGGCAAGATCGAAATCCGTGGCAAGGATGCCGGCGAATTCCTGAACCGCGTGTACACCAACGCGTTCAAGAAGCTCGCTCCGGGATCCGCCCGCTACGGCGTCATGTGCACCCTGGATGGCATGATCTTCGACGACGGCGTGACCCTGCGCCTGGACGAGGACCGCTTCTTCATGACCACCACCACCGGCGGCGCCGCGAAGGTGCTGGACTGGTTGGAAGAATGGCACCAGACCGAATGGCCGGAACTCGATGTGGTCTTCACCTCCGTGACGGAGCAGTGGAGCACCATCGCGGTGGTAGGCCCGAAGTCCCGTGCGGTGATCGCAAAGGTCGCTCCGCAGCTCGCCGAGAACGGCGGCTTGGACGCTGAAGCCTTCCCGTTCATGACGTTCCGCGAGACCACGCTGGCCTCCGGAGTGCAGGCACGCGTTTGCCGTATCTCCTTCTCCGGCGAACTGGCCTACGAAATCAACGTCCCATCCTGGTACGGGCTCAACACCTGGGAAGCCGTTGCTGCCGCGGGCGCCGAATTCAACATCACCCCGTACGGCACGGAAACCATGCACGTGCTCCGCGCTGAGAAGGGCTACCCGATCGTAGGGCAGGACACCGACGGCACGGTCACCCCGCAGGACGCCGGCATGGAATGGATTGTCTCCAAGGCCAAGGACTTCATCGGTAAGCGCTCCTACCTCCGTGAGGACGCCAGCCGCGAGGACCGCAAGCATCTGGTGAGCGTCCTTCCCGTGGATCACTCGCTGAGGCTGCCGGAAGGCACGCAGCTGGTTGAGAAGGGCATCCCGGTCAACCCGGCCTACGGACCCGTCCCCATGGAGGGCTTCGTGACCTCCAGCTACCACAGTGCCGCACTGGGCCGTTCCTTCGGCCTGGCACTGATCCAAAACGGCCGCAACCGCATCGGCGAGACCCTCGTGGCCTCGGTGGGAGACCAATTGGTGGACGTGGTTGTTGGCGAAACCGTACTTTTCGATGCTGAAGGGACCCGCAAAGATGGCTGA
- a CDS encoding polysaccharide deacetylase codes for MSQPAFADSLHPITWPEGFKAAASFTFDVDAESCTIAHDPSSTRRMSLMSHQSYGPKIAVPRLLQILDRQDIKGTFFIPGFTAESYPDVVRRIADGGHEIAHHGYLHEPMQGIDAATEASYLDRGLEALANVAGVRPVGYRAPWWELNWQSPALLADRGFLYDSSLLDGDAPYRMSVAEDDPRDIVEIPVDWALDDWEQYAFYPGVTGSGVIESPAKALEMWTLEAQAHHAQGSCFVLTNHPFISGRPSRAVALEQLIERVKGLEGMWVTTLAGIAQHTKSTVQEIHTHARIDVPLFPGAGAAFRPAQVRVPSLQ; via the coding sequence ATGAGCCAGCCCGCCTTCGCGGACTCCCTCCATCCCATCACTTGGCCAGAGGGTTTCAAAGCCGCCGCGTCCTTCACCTTTGACGTCGACGCCGAGTCCTGCACCATCGCCCACGATCCCTCCAGCACCCGGCGCATGTCCCTCATGAGCCACCAGTCGTATGGCCCAAAGATCGCAGTCCCGCGACTCCTCCAGATCCTGGATCGCCAGGACATCAAGGGAACGTTCTTCATCCCTGGCTTCACGGCGGAGAGCTACCCGGACGTGGTGCGCCGGATCGCTGATGGTGGGCACGAAATCGCCCACCATGGCTACCTTCACGAGCCCATGCAGGGAATCGACGCCGCAACCGAAGCCAGTTACCTGGACCGCGGTTTGGAGGCACTCGCCAACGTCGCCGGTGTTAGGCCCGTGGGCTACCGGGCTCCGTGGTGGGAGTTGAACTGGCAGTCGCCCGCGCTGCTCGCGGACCGCGGCTTCCTTTACGATTCAAGCCTGCTCGACGGCGACGCCCCCTACCGCATGTCAGTCGCCGAGGACGATCCCCGGGACATCGTGGAGATTCCTGTGGACTGGGCGCTGGACGACTGGGAGCAGTACGCGTTCTATCCGGGCGTCACCGGCAGCGGGGTCATTGAAAGCCCGGCCAAGGCCTTGGAAATGTGGACGCTTGAGGCCCAGGCGCACCACGCCCAGGGCAGCTGCTTCGTCCTCACCAACCACCCATTCATCTCGGGCAGGCCGTCCAGGGCTGTCGCATTGGAGCAGCTGATCGAACGGGTCAAGGGCCTTGAGGGCATGTGGGTCACCACGCTTGCCGGGATCGCACAGCACACCAAGTCCACGGTGCAGGAAATCCATACCCACGCCCGGATCGATGTCCCCTTGTTCCCTGGAGCGGGTGCAGCATTCCGCCCGGCCCAGGTGCGGGTACCCAGCCTCCAGTAA
- a CDS encoding sarcosine oxidase subunit gamma family protein has translation MAETATPAETAHVDRVRGARRSPAEHLADAFTSGSVPGTVTLKEIPYQAMVGIRVERTSDAGTRVASITGGLPAACGEVTGAGSVNTLWLGPTEFLVVAPEESHDSLGGSLVSDLTTALGSDEGQVVDLSANRTTFELSGSHARAVLEKTCSLDLHPRVFKAGTAVSTELAHIPVMLWKTSDETYRIFPRASFADFLGRWLLDAMREYASPEVP, from the coding sequence ATGGCTGAAACAGCAACACCAGCAGAAACCGCACACGTCGACCGCGTACGGGGTGCCCGCCGCAGCCCGGCCGAGCACTTGGCTGACGCCTTCACCTCCGGCTCCGTGCCGGGCACGGTGACGCTGAAGGAAATCCCCTACCAGGCCATGGTGGGCATCCGGGTTGAGCGAACGTCCGACGCCGGTACCCGCGTTGCGTCCATCACCGGCGGCTTGCCTGCCGCTTGCGGTGAAGTTACGGGGGCCGGTTCCGTGAATACGCTCTGGCTTGGCCCGACTGAGTTCCTGGTGGTCGCTCCGGAGGAGTCCCACGACTCGCTCGGCGGCTCCCTGGTCAGCGACCTGACCACGGCCCTCGGCAGCGATGAAGGCCAGGTAGTGGACCTGTCCGCCAACCGCACTACGTTCGAGCTCTCCGGCAGCCATGCCCGCGCTGTGCTCGAAAAGACCTGCTCTTTGGACCTTCACCCCCGCGTCTTCAAGGCAGGCACAGCCGTCTCAACGGAGCTCGCACACATTCCCGTGATGCTTTGGAAGACCTCGGACGAGACCTACCGGATCTTTCCCCGGGCCTCGTTTGCCGACTTCCTGGGGCGCTGGCTCCTGGACGCCATGCGGGAGTATGCCTCACCCGAGGTCCCCTAA
- the purU gene encoding formyltetrahydrofolate deformylase, translating into MTAIQTEASTGSSNATTVEHVLTLDCPEGPGIVHAVSGFLLEHGCDIIDNKQFGDRAEGHFFMRVHFASSGDESTVDALRAAFSPVGEKYNMNWQLERQGYKRRVLIMVSKFGHCLNDLLFRARIGELPIDVVGVVSNHTDHQGLAEWHGIPFFHVPVTAATKPAAEARLLEIIDELDVELIVLARYMQVLSDELARKLDGRAINIHHSFLPSFKGAKPYHQAYARGVKTVGATAHYVNGELDEGPIISQQVIEVDHTFGPDDLVAAGRDTECKALSNAVRWHCEGRIILNGNRTIVLK; encoded by the coding sequence ATGACTGCCATCCAAACTGAAGCTTCTACCGGTTCCTCCAACGCGACCACCGTGGAGCACGTCCTGACGTTGGACTGCCCCGAGGGTCCCGGAATTGTGCACGCTGTGTCCGGCTTCCTGCTGGAGCATGGCTGCGACATTATCGACAACAAGCAGTTCGGTGACCGGGCTGAAGGACACTTCTTCATGCGGGTGCACTTCGCTTCCTCGGGTGATGAATCCACCGTGGACGCTCTGCGGGCTGCGTTTTCCCCTGTGGGCGAGAAGTACAACATGAACTGGCAACTGGAACGTCAGGGTTACAAGCGGCGCGTACTGATCATGGTGTCGAAGTTTGGTCACTGCCTGAACGACCTCCTGTTCCGTGCGCGGATCGGTGAGCTGCCGATCGATGTTGTGGGCGTCGTGTCCAACCATACGGACCATCAGGGGCTCGCCGAGTGGCACGGGATTCCGTTCTTCCACGTGCCCGTCACTGCGGCAACCAAGCCCGCGGCCGAGGCCCGGCTGCTGGAAATCATCGACGAGTTGGACGTGGAACTCATTGTGCTTGCCAGGTACATGCAGGTCCTCAGTGACGAGCTCGCCCGGAAGCTGGACGGCCGGGCCATCAACATCCACCACTCGTTCCTGCCGAGCTTCAAAGGTGCCAAGCCTTACCACCAGGCCTACGCCCGCGGAGTCAAGACCGTGGGCGCCACCGCCCACTACGTCAACGGCGAGCTGGACGAGGGCCCGATCATCTCGCAGCAGGTGATTGAGGTGGATCATACGTTCGGACCGGACGATCTCGTAGCCGCCGGTCGGGACACGGAGTGCAAGGCCCTCAGCAACGCCGTTCGTTGGCACTGCGAGGGGCGGATCATCCTGAATGGGAACAGGACGATCGTGCTGAAGTAG
- a CDS encoding DUF456 domain-containing protein, whose protein sequence is MNAELVVTILCGMAIAVGVAGTIIPVLPGSILIGASLLAWAIWGGAGTLGWVVFAIGMVFVVAGMAASAVLTGRKLKQHGIPNRSVVIGILLGVVGMFVIPVVGLVVGFAVGLLLSEVQRTRDFRTAVRSSGAALKATGIGILVEFGLACAAASTWVIGVWLS, encoded by the coding sequence ATGAACGCCGAACTCGTTGTGACCATCCTGTGCGGCATGGCGATTGCGGTGGGCGTGGCCGGAACCATCATCCCGGTCCTTCCGGGAAGCATCCTTATTGGTGCGAGCCTGCTTGCGTGGGCCATTTGGGGTGGCGCGGGAACGCTGGGCTGGGTGGTCTTCGCCATCGGCATGGTGTTCGTGGTGGCGGGAATGGCCGCCAGTGCTGTGCTCACAGGGCGAAAGCTAAAGCAGCATGGGATTCCCAACAGGTCCGTGGTGATTGGGATACTTCTCGGCGTGGTCGGAATGTTCGTGATTCCGGTGGTCGGGCTCGTGGTGGGGTTCGCCGTCGGACTTTTGCTGAGCGAGGTCCAGCGGACCCGTGACTTCCGCACTGCTGTACGCTCGAGCGGTGCCGCGCTCAAGGCGACTGGCATCGGGATTCTCGTGGAGTTCGGGCTCGCCTGTGCCGCCGCGAGCACGTGGGTTATCGGCGTGTGGCTGTCCTAG
- a CDS encoding sarcosine oxidase subunit delta — MLLISCPNCGPRDETEFHYGGQAHIAYPENPNDLTDREWAEYLFYRENTKGTFAERWVHSTGCRQWFNMLRDTVTYDIHSIYAMGQPRPDTSGDYGQSGGPGLAPGAATAPTSSEGV; from the coding sequence ATGCTTCTCATTTCATGCCCCAACTGCGGGCCACGCGACGAAACCGAATTCCACTACGGTGGCCAGGCCCACATTGCCTACCCGGAAAACCCGAACGACCTCACGGACCGTGAATGGGCCGAGTACCTGTTCTACCGCGAGAACACCAAGGGCACCTTCGCCGAACGTTGGGTCCACAGCACTGGCTGCAGGCAGTGGTTCAACATGCTGCGCGACACCGTGACCTACGACATCCACTCCATCTACGCGATGGGGCAGCCCCGCCCCGACACAAGCGGCGATTACGGCCAGTCCGGCGGACCGGGCCTTGCGCCCGGCGCAGCAACCGCACCCACCTCCTCGGAAGGAGTCTAG
- a CDS encoding PucR family transcriptional regulator: protein MSILLGEALERESLKAAEPRLLNSVADALTRPVRWVHSSEVLDIAPLLSGGELLLSGGQALALETGERQTEYVRELAARGIAALALETGPALPEVPAGMLQAAEAAGLPVIELRHVVPFVAVMQEINSLLVSESVEQLQRGDQTSHAMAAELAHGGGLDQLLAVLAERTGASARLVSPSGLTLGSAAGSAAGSAPPVDGGRLMTVDVPVRGVLAARLELHVPDGGDSGLAQVAGERSVDILGLALLQRMPPGLRELAGIELMRAINSGSQSWQLQQLGPASGFPTNGQVAALVIRSTGAGHLRSALDALLRVHVPHSASYADNAELIALASVGDGAATRTALMDALRALEMPAGSAVALGPVGKGIDEAPWSLAQARRTLDLGLVGGGVVDAEAFAVERLAEEHLDPATRDGFVQRQLGAVVEHDQLRRSELLRTLTVWLDTGCNTAQAARELHLERQSMHHRLQRIFELCGGDPRGTGRLAALHLATRLARLSAP from the coding sequence ATGTCAATTCTGTTGGGTGAGGCGTTGGAACGTGAAAGCCTCAAAGCAGCCGAGCCACGCCTGCTCAATTCAGTGGCGGACGCCCTGACCCGTCCCGTTCGTTGGGTCCACTCCAGCGAGGTTTTGGACATCGCTCCGCTCCTCAGCGGTGGTGAACTGCTCCTCAGCGGTGGCCAGGCGCTGGCCCTTGAGACAGGGGAGCGGCAAACGGAGTACGTCCGCGAGCTCGCGGCGCGGGGGATTGCGGCACTGGCTTTGGAGACTGGCCCGGCTTTGCCCGAGGTGCCGGCCGGCATGCTGCAAGCCGCTGAGGCGGCTGGCCTGCCCGTTATCGAACTCCGCCACGTGGTTCCGTTTGTCGCCGTTATGCAGGAGATCAATTCGCTGTTGGTCAGCGAGTCCGTGGAACAGCTTCAACGCGGCGATCAAACCAGCCACGCGATGGCCGCGGAACTCGCCCATGGCGGCGGACTTGACCAACTCCTGGCTGTCCTGGCGGAAAGGACGGGTGCCAGCGCCCGGTTGGTATCGCCGTCGGGCCTCACCCTGGGTTCGGCAGCGGGCTCGGCAGCGGGCTCGGCGCCGCCGGTGGACGGCGGCAGGCTCATGACGGTTGATGTGCCTGTCCGGGGCGTCCTCGCCGCCCGCTTGGAGCTGCACGTGCCCGACGGCGGCGATAGTGGCCTCGCGCAGGTGGCTGGCGAGCGGTCCGTGGACATTCTTGGCTTGGCACTCTTGCAGCGCATGCCGCCGGGATTGAGGGAATTGGCGGGCATCGAACTGATGCGTGCCATCAACTCCGGGAGCCAATCCTGGCAGCTCCAGCAGCTTGGGCCGGCGTCGGGCTTTCCCACAAACGGCCAGGTTGCTGCGCTGGTGATCCGCTCCACCGGCGCTGGGCACCTGCGCTCTGCCCTGGATGCCCTGCTTCGTGTGCACGTTCCGCACAGTGCCAGCTACGCAGACAACGCGGAGCTGATCGCGCTTGCTTCCGTTGGCGATGGCGCTGCCACCAGGACTGCCTTGATGGATGCGCTCCGTGCCTTGGAGATGCCGGCTGGCTCCGCCGTAGCCCTGGGCCCGGTGGGCAAGGGGATCGACGAAGCTCCATGGTCGCTGGCGCAGGCCCGCCGGACGCTGGACTTGGGCCTGGTGGGAGGTGGCGTGGTGGATGCTGAGGCCTTCGCCGTGGAACGGCTTGCCGAGGAACATCTGGACCCGGCCACGCGCGATGGTTTCGTACAGCGGCAGTTGGGGGCCGTCGTCGAGCATGACCAACTGCGCCGATCCGAGCTCTTGCGGACACTGACCGTGTGGCTGGACACCGGCTGCAACACGGCCCAAGCCGCACGCGAACTGCATTTGGAACGGCAGTCCATGCACCATAGGCTGCAGCGGATCTTCGAACTATGCGGGGGAGATCCGAGGGGAACGGGACGGCTCGCTGCACTGCATCTGGCAACGCGGCTGGCTCGTCTGTCTGCTCCTTAA
- a CDS encoding cytosine permease, whose product MQDNLSPASPQPGSTQSGPATAPAHDSEAWLQPIPESDRTRKVSGQFWIWAGANLAPINWVLGALGIHLGLGFADTVFVLVLGNLIGMLLFGCFVLLGQKTGATGMVLARAAFGRRGNYLPAAIQALLVIGWCAVNTWIILDLVMALFGTLGWVDPTAQNYAWKIGVATVIMSAQVAIAWFGYKAIAAFEKWTVPPTIIILAVMSAVAWFGMKIDWGYAGPAGNILEGSERIAAMSAVMTAIGIGWGITWFTYAADYSRFVSTSVPKRKVYLASVLGQFIPVVWLGVLGASLATNSGEIDPGKLIVQNFGVLALPVLLMVLHGPIATNILNIYTFSVATQALDININRRKLNLFVGVFSLLAVVFFIFQEDFASVLDAWLIGLVAWVAAWGGVMLVHYFWLEKRWPGKVDRLFDGIGTRRLPVINWAGIASLLVGIFCTWLFMYGLIPIMQGPIAVALGGWDLSWLAGGLTSAAAYAILGPRAHRKYVLADENHVSASAASATPVVPERTTA is encoded by the coding sequence ATGCAAGACAACCTCTCCCCTGCCTCACCGCAGCCAGGCTCAACGCAGTCAGGTCCGGCAACGGCGCCGGCCCATGACAGCGAAGCCTGGCTGCAACCCATCCCCGAGTCCGACCGCACCCGCAAGGTCTCAGGCCAGTTCTGGATCTGGGCCGGTGCCAACCTGGCTCCTATCAACTGGGTTCTGGGCGCACTCGGAATCCACCTTGGCCTCGGCTTCGCCGATACCGTGTTTGTCCTTGTCCTCGGCAACCTGATCGGCATGCTGCTGTTTGGCTGCTTCGTTCTCCTTGGCCAGAAGACCGGCGCCACAGGCATGGTGCTTGCCCGGGCCGCGTTCGGTCGTCGCGGCAACTATCTCCCCGCCGCCATCCAGGCTCTCCTGGTCATCGGTTGGTGCGCGGTCAATACGTGGATCATCCTGGACCTGGTCATGGCACTGTTCGGAACGTTGGGTTGGGTGGACCCCACCGCCCAGAACTACGCCTGGAAGATCGGCGTGGCCACCGTCATCATGTCCGCGCAGGTAGCCATCGCCTGGTTTGGCTACAAGGCAATCGCCGCTTTCGAAAAGTGGACCGTCCCACCCACCATCATCATCCTGGCCGTCATGTCCGCAGTGGCGTGGTTCGGAATGAAGATTGACTGGGGCTATGCAGGTCCAGCTGGCAACATCCTTGAAGGATCCGAGCGGATCGCCGCGATGAGTGCGGTCATGACGGCCATCGGCATCGGTTGGGGCATCACATGGTTCACATACGCCGCGGACTATTCGCGTTTCGTCAGCACCTCGGTTCCCAAGCGCAAGGTGTACTTGGCGTCGGTACTTGGCCAGTTCATCCCGGTGGTCTGGCTCGGCGTCCTTGGCGCAAGCCTGGCGACAAACAGCGGCGAGATCGACCCCGGCAAGCTGATCGTCCAGAACTTCGGAGTCCTTGCCCTTCCCGTCCTTCTCATGGTGTTGCACGGCCCCATCGCCACCAACATCTTGAACATCTACACCTTCTCCGTGGCCACGCAGGCCCTGGACATCAACATTAACCGTCGTAAGCTCAACCTGTTCGTGGGCGTCTTCTCGCTGCTCGCCGTGGTGTTCTTCATCTTCCAGGAGGACTTCGCCTCCGTACTGGATGCCTGGCTGATCGGGCTGGTGGCGTGGGTAGCAGCCTGGGGCGGCGTCATGCTGGTGCACTATTTCTGGCTGGAGAAGCGTTGGCCCGGCAAGGTGGACCGGCTCTTCGACGGCATCGGCACACGCCGACTCCCCGTGATCAACTGGGCCGGCATCGCCTCCCTGTTGGTTGGCATCTTCTGCACGTGGCTGTTCATGTACGGGCTGATACCCATCATGCAAGGCCCCATCGCCGTGGCACTTGGTGGCTGGGATCTCTCGTGGCTGGCAGGCGGACTTACCAGCGCGGCGGCCTACGCAATCCTCGGCCCACGGGCGCACCGGAAGTATGTCCTCGCGGACGAAAACCACGTCTCAGCATCGGCCGCATCAGCTACTCCCGTAGTTCCCGAAAGGACCACAGCATGA